Below is a genomic region from Rosa chinensis cultivar Old Blush chromosome 5, RchiOBHm-V2, whole genome shotgun sequence.
TGGTCGGGTCAAGTCATTGGCAGGGCCTAATAACACAATTGGAGACATGACCCATGATTAGAGATGTCAATGATTTCAGTCGTGTGCAAATTTCAAGTCGTGCTATTCAATTGTACGATTTTTGAATCGCACCGGAAAAATGTATATGTATTATATGCCGAAATACTAACAAAGATAAGAACTATCAAAATTACCCAATTTTGATTTTATCTTTTCAATTAAGAGTATGATTTTGTCAATTTTTCAATCCGGCTCATTTCGATTTTAATTGCGcacatattattattattatccttATAATCATAAGCGGGGTAAAACACCGTCAAAATTGATCCCAAAGCTTCAAGTCCGCACCAGAACCCAAAGAAACCCAAGAGAATCAAGAAACAGAGAGACCCAAAAACGAAATCCATTTTATATTTACGTTTCCTAGCAAGCTGAAAAGACAGCATCAAAGGCGTTGACAGAGCACACCCGAAAGCTGTTTCTCTGAGCACTCCGACAACCACAAATGGGTCCTCAGATAGCCCGCAATGCTCTAGCTCTGTGGCTTTACGTGGGCACCAAGTACCCGAAATGCGAGTTCCAAAGGAGCATGGTCAGAAAAAGATGAAGTGGGAAAAGTACTCAGAATGAAGTGGACCACCAAGAACAGCATGCTCAGAAAGAAGTGGGCCACCAAGAACATAATAGAAGCACTGTTGATGTGGATGGCAGAACCTTGCAGATCCATTTCATGAAAGGAAACCCTGTTTCAGGACCTGCCATTAATGACTATATTACCAGGTAAAACTGTTATAACACagatttctagggtttttgatgAACCCCTTTACCTTCAATGATGCCGTTTCTTGATTTTTACAGCAAATTTGGTGATTGCATTGAAACAATTGTGATTGAAGAAGATGATCCACCACGCACTGGCACAATAGTCTTGCAAACTCGTGAAGATGTCACAAGGGTTACGGTAGGAACAAAATTCAACACTATACAGGCCACCATTCAGAACAAGTTTGTCTGGATCAGAAGCAAGAAGGAAAATGGTGACATTTTTCACATGTAGGTAATAATCTCAAAGTCTTAAGTCATTGAGATGGTTCAGTTCTTAGTCACATTcaaaaaaagatcaaaactgTATCATCTATTCGATCTTAGATATTCATTCTACTTATAGTCAGTCATAAAGATCAACTTCGAGTGGCAAAGGCATAGAGTAATTTCTGAGGCAGCATGTATAAAGATCAAGCTCATATCTGTTCCCAATCAACTATCCATAAAGTAGTAGTTCATTGGCATTTGTATGTGCTCAGGCAATGTCTTTGTGGTAACATGTAAAGTTGAAACTCGTACCTCTTCCTAGTAATTGATTGGATTTTGTATATGCTCAGGCATTGTCTGTGATCAGTAAAAAAGAAGTAGAATTCATTGGTGTTTGTATGTGCTAATGCATTGTCTATTATGAGTGAAAGTAGAATTCATTGGTACTTGTATGTGCTCATGCATTGTCTATTATGAGTGAAAGTAGAATTCATTGGTACTTGTATGTGCTCATGCATTGTCTATTATGAGTGAAAGTAGAATTCATTGGTATTTGTATGTGCTCATGCATTGTCTGTTTTCCATACTACTAGATAGGCTACAGCAGTAGGTTTTGTTTCGAACATGATTAGCATTAAGCATAGTTTCTGAAACCAAGAGGAGGAGTAGTCAACTTTGGTCTACAATTGGCTAGGCCATTTGTTTTACCTTAAAGCAGTATGCTTTGATTCAATTGTGGACAGCAGACTTGAAAACCCAACTTTCAAAGTTGACATAGACCATAAAGGTTCTCTTCTTTCTCCCCATCTGTCTTTTCGCTGCTAGTGAAATGGACTACTTCACGGGTTTCCTTCAATGCCTTCCAAAATAATCCCAGTACTCCAACTCCTCAATCTCTGAAACCACTCTCACCCATAACAGTACCTGCTTCCAATCCTTTTGCCAAGATACATTGGAAACGCCAGACCAGATATTCTACACCTAAAATTGGCCTTGGACTACTGTAAAAGCCAAAGATGATTCACACGTCCAAGGAACTGCAATTTGGGCAAAACAGTGTGGATTAATAAAAAGAAGTTAGGGAGATAATTTTGATGGTCATTAGTACGTGTTGGATTGTCCAATTGTCACTATTGACATATATATTCTTCAACTCCTTGATAATAATGTAGCAGGTAAAAGCGCCCAGGTTCAAACTGTATAGTGGAATAGTAACGAAAGCAACGGTCATGGGTTTCATGCTGGAGTTTGCCAACTGTTGGTAAGGGTGGCCATATTGATTGTGGTAGTAATAGGCttttgatataaaaaaaaaagggtttgcaTTAACCAAAATGGTTTGTATTACAACGTACCGGCAACAAGACATGATGGTTTTCTTCAACTAGTACAAGGCTTTCAAGAAGGGAATCATAAACTAACCCACGTAATATATCAGTGTGTttgctactctctctctctcccaaatGTGATTTTTGCAAATTAATCTAAACAgtcttttcaaaaaagaaaaaaaaatctaatgaGGAGTTATCGGATACTTCGCAGTCTCCATAGGGGCTTCCTCTGTGTATTATTACGAATTTGTAATTTTGGGGGACCCAtacaattaagagaaaaattcagctactGTTCCTAAACTATGCtaccaaggccaatttgatattcgaactctcaaaagtatcaatgtgatatctAAATACCTAAATtagcatcaacgtgatactttcATCTAAAATTTCTGGCGGCgtcgtctgtttgctgacgtggcaagcacgtgggtcctaaaaaaaagtgaaatgaccaatttaccttcttttttttaattctttttttttccttttcttttcatttctttttcttccttcttcttcgttttcatttctttttcttccttcttcttcttctgggatcttcttcttcttcttcttcttcttcttcttcttcttcttagggtttcgtGGCGCCAAGTAGCTTGGGGCTTGGGGCTGAAGCTCCCAATCGAACCCGATACCGGTCGAAGAACCTGCTGGTGCCGAGATGATCAACGACCCGTCGGCGTAAATTGGGGCTGCCGAGTTGTTGAGCGAGACGAGGCGGTCAGCCGGAAGGTACCGTGAGAGAGAGGCCGTCGAGCAAGGTAGCGATCTTGGCGCCGAACGGGAGGGACTTGAGTGATCGAACAGGGAAAGCGATGGGAGGAGGTGGCCGGTGCCTTCTCTTGAATCCGTTTCTTTTCTTCGGCTTGGGTTTTGTTGGGCTGTTCGATTTTTCCTCAAATTGCAGGCGTAGCCTACTAATTTGGGTTCTTGGtacaacatctctctctctctctctgcaatttTGGGCATGTTAATTTGTGATTTGTTTAGTTAGTTTCTCTATTTAAAATCAGATGGTTGAAGATGTTAGAGTTTACAACATGGTTGAAGATGGttgaatttgatcataggaATGAAGGCAAAGCTTCGGGATTGAGTAGGGGTGAAGATGATGAACTAGAGAAGGGTGAAGATAATCAAGATTATGATTTTTAAACTCTTGATTTGGACTCAAGATTGATTCATGAATCATTTTGCAATTTCTTCCAAAATGTTCTCTCACTTAATTGCTACTCAgcccttttcatttcttttcgtTGTTGTTCCTATCATGTAACATCGTGGTTAATCTAGAGGAGTGCGAGGGAGATGGATTTGTAGCAAGAACTGGAGAGGATCTCGGTGGCGTTAGTGATGGTTTGGGCAGacgagaaggagaggagagagaagaagaagaagaagaagaagccttttttttttttttttaatttcttgggAGAGAGTCACCATCGTCGTCGGACTGGTCTTGGGCTAGAACattttcaagaagaagaagaaatgaaagaaaagaagaaaaaaaaaattaacaaaaaaaggtaaaaagtcaattttgcccttttttttgccCACGtgtttgccacgtcagcaaacagacggcgccgtcagaaattttagacagaagtatcacgttgatgccaatttaggtctttaggtatcacattgatacttttgagagttcaggtatcaaattggTCTTGGCAGCAAAGTTTGGGGACGTGGGCTGAAATTTTCTCTACAATTAAGTCTGTTATTTTGGTCtcttcccttcttttttttttcttttttttttttcaaaaattcttCTACCCACCCAGGTGGGGGGTCACTTGATGTGGTGTCAGGAGATCTGGTTGCCCCTAAGCGACTAAGAGATCTCAGCCATTTGATGATTTATTAGACCATTACCGTCAGTTTCAAACAGTATTGGACAAAAAAGTCTTCACTCAACTCAGTAAAAATGCAATTAAGCTTTTCTACTTCGCTGAGGCCATTAGCATCAGCCAGAGGTCACCAAGAAGCTCTTCAAGATTCTCAACTTACACGATTGTTTGAATGGACGTCGTCGGAGTCAATTCTGATTCATACGTCGGAGACCCACTGGGTTGTGGTACTACGGCCACCATACGACTCCGGATATGGAATTTTGCTAAATTGGAAGGGAAGACCCCGTTGGCTTTGCATTTAATTTGGATTattttaattttgcaatttaaTTTGGACGGCAAGTCTAAGCACTATAAGGATGCTTCCATTGCTCAATTGTTGATGAAAAATGTTCATTATATTGTTGAGAAGATCAAAGGGTCCCCTGAACTTATGGGAGATGACAGGGAAGTTCCGGAGGGCAACCACTAGTTATCAGAGAGCTACTTGGGTGAAAGTGTTGAATTCAGATTTTGAAATCCTAAGTTCTGgaggaggttgaagaagaatcaggaaaatcctcagaaaaaaaaaaagaaaaagaaaagaaaaaaaaatcacaatccAATTCAAACTTATTGAATCTCTTTAAATTTAAGCAATCAATCCAAAGGAGAACTCCTTGCTGACATGGGTAATTACATATATTGATTAGATATGGATGGCAGGGACTTGTTGCAAATCTTCTATTTCAATGGGCTCCGATGAAGTTTCGGACGACCCTCGACAATCGCCGACTCTCTGCTCTGGTTTGCAGCCGACGATGGGAATCTGTCTAAAAATTTGGTTTTAGACTGAATCTGTTAACGCGTGCATTGCACACTCTGTTAATAGAGCCTAGGCGACCATCCACCTAGGTGGGCTGAAGaatctcctctcttttttttggttaaaaggTCTCTCTTTTACAATGCggtcttttttgtttttattttaagataAATCTCATTTTAATAAAGCTGTAATTATAATAGAATATTATTCTTTACACTGATCGTAATTACAAAACTCACTAAAATAATACAATTTAGAGCTGTGTTTATGCGTGTAGGTGTgtcattttgaatttttgataatGGTGTATGTCCTCGACACACGAAATTTAGAGCACAAGAGAGCCACCTGAAATACGTAATCTACAAGAAAGTAATTCTATCCAATTGCTCTATTTGTTACTATAGCTTGAATATTTTGTCCCACTTATTCATTGGTAGGCTAGCGATGAGAAGTTGAGATCATCTGCTGGGTAGAAGTTTTATTCAGAGATAGAATTGTTGGATTACACTTTAATTtcttaattttgttattttgctTACTAATTTTAATTGAGAGTAAATTTAAAATTATATACTAAAATTTTGATTATAGGATGAACAAAACATTTGATTCGGTGATAATAACTTCACCCTTTCATATCTTTATTCAGGTCACAAGGTCATTGTACATTTTTAATAATTTCATGATACAAAGGATCTTGCATGCTGCAGtttgaacttttctttttcaagtgTTCTCTCCTGTTTTTCGAAGGGCTGTGCGTGATTATGTCAAACCCCAGTTTGAACCCTTTTTGAATAACCTCTTTACTAATTAAAAGTTTATGCATGCAATCTCCAACATCAAGATTGCAGGCCAATGCAAGAGAGAGATAATAATAGCATTCATACAGTTTACACTGCACACTCAAAAGCTAACTGAGGAATCTTGTTCTGGGACCATTGAAcatctccttttttttccttttttcctagTGCAGCAGCAGCTCTCTTATAGCCGAGTATGCACTTCCTCCCACCTGACAAGTCAATTTGGAATGAAAAAGAAGTAATTGAGTCACCAATTTAGGAGGTGTTTCAACAACGTTTACACTCTACTTCTCTAACTGGATATAGACGATTCTAAAATGACTGGAAAGACATTTGGGATGGCTGGaataaagaggaagaaaaaaaagaaccaaGAATAGAAAAGAATACAGTTGAAATTTATGACATACCTTTTCACTAAAGAACTCAAATGTTGTTCATCATTGAAGTGGACTTGGTTCTTGTTGTCGAAATCGTAAGCAAAATATGAAAACTGGAGGCACTTCTCCACGTACAAGTATTCCAATGAAGGGCACTCAGTTTCAATAGTAACACTTTCAGTGCAGAACCTTGTGAGCACCGGAAGATCTATCAAAGCTAATTTCTTCAACGCCGGAAGTTTAATCTTGCTGGTCAAGCTATTGCTTACTTCAATGACTCTGTCCAAGCTATGACACTGCTGTACGGAAAGGTCTTCCAACTGAGAAAGACATTCAGCTACACCTATTGTGAAGAGATTTttcaattccttgcatttgcaAATTGCCAAAACTTTAAGATTATGGAAGATTGCATGCGGAGCAGGACCATTACATATGCTTACTAGTTTGTCTAGAGTAGACAATCTCATTTCCCTCAATTTCCTCAAGAAAGTATTTTCTGGATCAAGCCCTTCATCAGATCCAAATACATATTTCATTCCTTCTAGATTTACACAAATGATTTCTTCCAGATTTTGTAGTCTCTGCAACAATGTCGATGGTAAAAGTGCATTCACCAAGCTACAACAAGTTTGCACTTTCAACAACTTTAGCTTGTGTAGAGACCCAGGTGGTAGCTCACCAACACATAACTCCTTGAGGGAATATAAGCGGTACAGATGCAACTGTTCTAAGTTCTCAAATACTGGTTTATTTGAAACCCGTGTCATTGTGTTGATTATCTCTGTCAAGTTCTTATGGTGCCCGTTCACAGAGAGATATTTCAGTGCAAGTAACCTGCCATGGTCATATTGCCCAACGATGTCATTCAAGTCTTCACAATCTGTGTACTCTAGCTTCTCCACTTTCTCTGTCACAACGCTGATAAACCAATCCGGTAAGCAATTGATTGTTGTGTCAAGAGTCAAGGTTCTTGAAAAACCATCATGTTGAGGGAGCGACACGCAAGGGGCATCTCTGCTGATGCATATATCAAATTCTACCCAATTCGGCTTGTACTCAACACTTTTAGGCAAGCATGCAGCATCAGATATGTAAACTCCCAAAATGTTTAAATCCAACAAGCCAGTCAACTCATCAAAGTCAGCATTGGTTTCTTCAACTGCATCCTCAATTTTACTTCCCCACTTCCCAAACTGAAATTTCATGTGCAGTTCTTCCAATCTATACAACCTCGATATCACTTTAGATGGGATTGTTTCAAGATCTCTACCAGTGACGTCCAACATCCTTAGACTGGTCAAATCTCCTATTTGTTTTGGAAATTTCTTAACAGGAAGTTCTCTCATACTAAGAATCTCAAGTTTCTTAAGTTTTCCTAGAACGGATATGTTACTTAAATTATGGCAAAAATCCAAATTCAAAACTTGAAGGTTGGTTAGGAAACTGAATGATGAAGGTAGTGATGAAATGCTAGTGAAGCTAAGATCAAAGACCCTTAGCGCATTAGGACTTTGAAGAAAGGTTTCTGGGATGTCACGTATACCAGTATTACTTTGTAACAATAAAATTTGGAGCTCTGAACATACCAAATATTCGGGAAGCTTATGAAGCTTGTTTTTCATGAGTGAGATTATTGAGTAGCCTTCATGAGCATCCATTGGCCAATCCCAGATTTTGCGGAGCCGGAAAGTAATTCCTAGGGGTGCAAAATTGTTAGCCACAAATGACATAGAAATTATTAAGCAAAATCCTATCGAAATATGAAAATTAATTGTAGCTAAATtatccaaatttaattaaacccaAACAAATATGCAAAGCAATCAATAATTCATGAATATTAATATGGAGAAAACTTGTATGACTAAAAGAATTACGGACTTCAGCTGTTCAACAAGTTCTATGTCAAAGTCTCATATAGTAATTTGGATCTTTAatcttttactttattttatccTTTTGGTACTTAAGCTTTTTACCCTCCGTCAATGTAGGAAATTTTACTTTTCTTAAATGTTAGAAATGGTAGAAAAGCAATTGGAGCTATGTTGGTGAGTATGCGCTAGTGTATGCAAATAGGATATCCTGTAGCTGATATGATGTACGAGATAAATTTTAAACGCTGGGAAGAGTCTATCTGCAGAATATATAGAAGTAATCCTAATTGATCAGTGAATGGGCTATGGTTCAGCAATGAAACCGACAATCGGACTGGAGAAGTTAGTCATGTATaagagataattaaaaaaactatGGGGGTGTAGTGGCATACCTTGCCAAAATCCTGCCTCTGGCCACTCCTCTAGTTCACAACCAGCTTTTACTAAGAACCCATCACCTTCTTCGGACCGCATAATGGACATGGCCAGATTTCGAATGTCATCAGTCATCCTTGTGCATCCCTTCTTTGTACCATCCAAAAGCAATCTAGAAGCTTTGAGGTACTTGACCACAGAATGTGCTCTATCTCTGGCTTCTTGCATTGTATCATATTGAAACAAACCTATTCCAATCCCATACCTGAGCAACACTTCAAATGGGATATCATAATTTTCTGGGAATAGGCAGCATAGCAAGAAGCATGACTTGGCATCATCAGTTGCCAATGAATGAAATACGTCTTCCTCAGCTTCGAAGTTGACAGGATGAGCTGTTTCATTCCATTCGTCCAAGCAGTCATCTCCAAATGCTGTTTCAACTGCTTCATTCCATTCGTCCATGTATTTATCTCCAAGTGACCTTGCAGCTGCTTTTATTGCTTTTGGGAGACCACCGCATTCTCCAGCTATCTTTCTCGCTTCATCATAGGAAACGGTAGATTCATGAAAAGACTTCCCCGACGTCTTCATGAATAACTTCCACGAATCTCCCTCCGATAGAACATTGAGAGGGATCTGGGCACGGCACCCCATAGAATGGCATATATTGCTTTTCCTTGTGGTGAGTATAACTTTAGAATTGCACCTTTGAAGCTCATTGTGATTGGGAATTCCAATGCTCGAGAGTTCAAAACTCTCCCAAATGTCGTCCAAGATTATAAGCATGCTGTTTCCTCTCATGATCCCCTCCTCCAAGCCCAGCGAATCTGCCAATGTGCCTTGAATTTCTTGCAAGTCGGGGGCTTTGGATACAACAACCATAATCACATGATCAAAAAGCCCACCTTTCTGGGCTTCTGCACTAACATGTTTGACCATCGTTGTCTTTCCAACGCCAGCCACTCCATGCACCCCAAGGACAGTGACTTGATCATCTTTTATTACCTTCATAACCTCATCCATGGCTTGCCTTGTCGCTTCAAATGTTTCAAAATTTCCGGTGGGTGCTTCAAGTACTTTCTCCCACAAATGTTTCACAATGTCTTCAATTAGTTCTATATCCGTCCTACAAGGAAGAAGGGGTCAAAATAATCTTCAGCCAAATAATAAATCGAAAGTACAAGTCTTGTAATATATGCATACGGATAGTTGGTTGAATGCCACCCAGAGATTCCAGACACTCCTTTTAAAGCAGCTCTCCACTGGTTCATCTTCTCAATGTCTTGTCTAGCTTCATGCTTAATGAAAGCTTCTCCAAAACCTGTCTCTTCCTTTTGAAATCGTACATCAGTGGGTTCCACCTCATAAAAAATTGGGAAAATTCTGTTCTTATCTTTCATGCACTGGAAAATCTTTACAAGTTCATCCAAACACCATGAAGAAGAAGCATAATTTTTTGACAACACAATGATCGCAAACCTTGATTCTTCGATTGCCGTTAGGAGATTTGAAGCAATAACCGTCCCTTTTTCTAGTTGCACGTCATCCTTGAAAGTTTTGATCACTCTGGTGTTTTGCAATTCACGGTATAAATAGGCTATAAAACCCCTACGAGTGTCTTCCCCCCTGTAACTCAAAAACACATCATACTTCGGCCGAGGATCTCGTTCAGCTGATGAAGGCGGAGACGCAGCTATCCCTTTTTCAAGATGTTCTTCATCGGTGAATGTCTTAGTCACCCTGGTGTTTTGTATTTCATGACTTGAATGGGTGACATAACCCCTATGATTGTCGTTTCCCCTGAAACCCAAAAACTCATCATTCTTCTGCCCAAGAGCTGGTTGAGGACTTGGATCAGTTGAGGAAAGAGATGCAGAGGGGAGGGCTACCCCTTTTTCAAGCTGGTCTTCATCCTTGAATGTTTTACTTAGTCCTGTGTTTGGCAATTCATGGTCTGCATGGGCTACAAAACCCCTGCGAGTGTGTTCCATCCTGAAACCCGAAAGCACATCATTCTTCCACACAGGAGCTGGGTCAGGCTGGGGAGCTGGTAAGAGATGTAGATGTTTTTAGGGTGGTGGTCAAGGCCATTATAAATTTGTAACACACCAAAATTTAGACAAATCTCAAGAACAGTTAAGAAACCAACAAAGATATTCACAGTGATGGAATGTAAACCAAAATAGTGATTTAAATGACGCTAGCAAGTGAAGAGTCATTGACGTTAGAAGGTCATGAGGTGAATTAAGGTTTCAAGGAGTCTTAAGTTTTATATAGTAGTGACTTGTGACATTTTATCTCCTATATAGGTAATGACAGTTTAGGATGCTGGAAGGTCTAGTAATAACGGTTCTAGAAATAATATGTCCTAGGTGAAGCCGATATAAGTTTATCGGTTGTAACTTGTAAGTATGTAACAGTTGAGTAAGAGTTTTGTAATAGAGGTTGATAAGGTGTTTTAAGAGTCCATATATAGCCTTATCTAGGAGCTCTGTATGTGTCCTCAAGCTGGAGACATCTCCAACAAATcaccaaaaagagagagagctagTAATTAACTTACAAGTTCGGTCCATGACATCTCCTGTTGCTTCAAAATCTTCTGTCGACTCTGTAGACTGAACTAGTCTACTGCACACAGCACTCGCAACGTCTTTGATAAGTTCTCCTTCATTCCTATTTAaggaagaaaaaggaagaagggTCGAATAAGGATAAACCCAAAAGTAACGTGTAACTCTCTTGTTAAGATAGTTTCATCATGCTTACTTGTACTTATCCGAACACCATCCAGGGAGATTGGCCACCATTGATAAAACACGTCTCCACCGCCTGACCTTCTCATGATTATCTCGAAATCTTTCTTCATGTACAGCGAAGGCATCTCCAAAACTCCCCCTTTGATGTCGCACCTCAGAGGGATCCACATGATAAAAGATTGGCAGAATTCTATTTTGGTTTTCCATGCATTCAAAAATCTTTGCTAGTTCCTCTAGGCACCATGATGAAGAAGCAAAGTCTTGCGAAAGAACAACAATGGCAAACCTCACCTCTTCTATGGCGTTTAGGAGATACGAAGATATATTCCGCCCTTTTGGAAGTGGTTCATCATTCTTTACTGTGTTCAGGTGTGCTGGTTTCTTTTGCAATTCAGCTAGTAAATCGGACAGAAAACCCTTACGTAGTGTGTCCTCACCCCTGAAATTTATAAACACATCATACTTCCAACGAGGAGCTGATTTTAGCTCAAGGAAGTGATGTGCAGGTCGCCTTTTAGGTTGATCAAGGCCATTGAAAACAACTAAAAAGGAAAACATGCAAGATCTATAGAAAGAACAATGAAGAAATTAACCAATAAAAAAGAAGACAGAGCAGAAACTAGAGTGAATCCAAAACCCCACAACTAAGTGAATAATGGAAGAGGAAGTATTAACATTAACCGATAAGTAACTTACAAGTTCCATGAGTTTCAATATCTTCCGTCGACTCAATTTCAATAGGTTTGCTGCAGACAAATTCCGCGATTTGTTGGACAAGCTGTCCTTCTGGCCTGTAATTAATGAATAAGAAGGGTCAAATGATTCTGATGCAATTAAACCCGAATTAACTAGAGTACCCAACTCTTGTTAAGAAAGTCTCATCGATCACTTACTCAGAACTGCCACATACCCAGCCAAAGATGCTGCTGATTTTGTTCAAGGCGTCCCTCCATTTCATCAGCCTCTCTTTTTGATCTTTAAACCGCTCTTCATGTGCAGCCAAGGCCGCTCCGCACACCCCCCTTTGAGAGCGCACTTCAGAGGGATCCACGTGATAGAAAACTGGCAGAATTGTTTCCTTATTTTCCATGCACTGCAAAATCTGTGTGAGTTCATCCAAACACCAACTGGAAGAAGCATAATTTTGCGAGAGAACAACGATTGCAAATCTTGATTCTTGAATGGCCTCTAGGATACTTTGAGAAATCCCCTCTCCTCTATCCAAACTAGTTCCGTCGATATCCATGAATGTCTTGATTTCTCTGTTTTGCAATTCATTGTACAAATGAGAAGTAAAACCCCGCCGAGTGTCTTCACTCCTGAAACTCAAAAACACCTCATACTTCCACCCAGGAGCCGATGATTCAACTGATGTAGGAAGTGATGCAGAGGCCGTTGGGGATTCCAAGGCCATTGGAAacaaccaaaagaaaacaaacacggTATCTGGGCAAGGATGCAACAAAAGAATaaagacaaagaagaaaagagagatcgatcacagaaaaaaaagagaaaaattgtaGGAATATGGAAGAGGGAGAATTAAGGGAGTAATAACTTGAAGGCTACAAGAGTGTATATGTGGCTATGTGCAGTCCAAACAGTGGTTTGGTGTTACTGGAGTGGAGGCTGCAAGAGTGTTCTGCTATTGATCCATAGTGCACATGCTGTCAAAGGAACTTTTGACTGtatttagtgtttttttttttcagactcTTCGTTCAGTGTTTATTGGTACATTGTTCCGCACCATCCTTCATTTGTTCCAATTGTTTAGCATGATGCATTAGATGCTAAAGTGGTGTTTGGTAGTAGGCAAGTTAATCTAGtagtggcaaacgggccactaagcacgagcacggcaagGGCCCGACACGCTCAATAGAGGCCAGACACGGCCCAAACCCGTTAGTGGACCGGCAcaacccgagcacgttagaataacgggtcgggctgggcctaagaatattggtcCATTGGTCTGACCCGGCCCGAGCCTGTAATGGGCCTAGTACGGCCCGAGCatgacatattgtgggccggcccgttacaaacacaaaatttcattttgtttttaaaaatattaaaaaaactgttcaagtaaaaccctaatttgtgtttggcccaaactctaggttacttgctctagtggtaatagggttaaattagaaggatttagatttctattcaatgtacgattattttccttgtatgattgagattctatgcattgtaatcctctatataaagaggcccctattatcaatgagaatacacaacaaattcctctcaaattcagtttctctacaacatgttatcagcacgaagccctaactctgaaacaaatagccaaaccctgattcaagaagctaaaaaccttgaatccgaatacaaaaccttgaaccattttctgcctccacctcacacattaaagaactcgatcccaggagtccagaaccggaagccccaccccaagaaccggccga
It encodes:
- the LOC112167604 gene encoding probable disease resistance protein RPP1 isoform X1, which translates into the protein MALESPTASASLPTSVESSAPGWKYEVFLSFRSEDTRRGFTSHLYNELQNREIKTFMDIDGTSLDRGEGISQSILEAIQESRFAIVVLSQNYASSSWCLDELTQILQCMENKETILPVFYHVDPSEVRSQRGVCGAALAAHEERFKDQKERLMKWRDALNKISSIFGWVCGSSEPEGQLVQQIAEFVCSKPIEIESTEDIETHGTSPRWKYDVFINFRGEDTLRKGFLSDLLAELQKKPAHLNTVKNDEPLPKGRNISSYLLNAIEEVRFAIVVLSQDFASSSWCLEELAKIFECMENQNRILPIFYHVDPSEVRHQRGSFGDAFAVHEERFRDNHEKVRRWRRVLSMVANLPGWCSDKYKNEGELIKDVASAVCSRLVQSTESTEDFEATGDVMDRTSPQPDPAPVWKNDVLSGFRMEHTRRGFVAHADHELPNTGLSKTFKDEDQLEKGVALPSASLSSTDPSPQPALGQKNDEFLGFRGNDNHRGYVTHSSHEIQNTRVTKTFTDEEHLEKGIAASPPSSAERDPRPKYDVFLSYRGEDTRRGFIAYLYRELQNTRVIKTFKDDVQLEKGTVIASNLLTAIEESRFAIIVLSKNYASSSWCLDELVKIFQCMKDKNRIFPIFYEVEPTDVRFQKEETGFGEAFIKHEARQDIEKMNQWRAALKGVSGISGWHSTNYPTDIELIEDIVKHLWEKVLEAPTGNFETFEATRQAMDEVMKVIKDDQVTVLGVHGVAGVGKTTMVKHVSAEAQKGGLFDHVIMVVVSKAPDLQEIQGTLADSLGLEEGIMRGNSMLIILDDIWESFELSSIGIPNHNELQRCNSKVILTTRKSNICHSMGCRAQIPLNVLSEGDSWKLFMKTSGKSFHESTVSYDEARKIAGECGGLPKAIKAAARSLGDKYMDEWNEAVETAFGDDCLDEWNETAHPVNFEAEEDVFHSLATDDAKSCFLLCCLFPENYDIPFEVLLRYGIGIGLFQYDTMQEARDRAHSVVKYLKASRLLLDGTKKGCTRMTDDIRNLAMSIMRSEEGDGFLVKAGCELEEWPEAGFWQGITFRLRKIWDWPMDAHEGYSIISLMKNKLHKLPEYLVCSELQILLLQSNTGIRDIPETFLQSPNALRVFDLSFTSISSLPSSFSFLTNLQVLNLDFCHNLSNISVLGKLKKLEILSMRELPVKKFPKQIGDLTSLRMLDVTGRDLETIPSKVISRLYRLEELHMKFQFGKWGSKIEDAVEETNADFDELTGLLDLNILGVYISDAACLPKSVEYKPNWVEFDICISRDAPCVSLPQHDGFSRTLTLDTTINCLPDWFISVVTEKVEKLEYTDCEDLNDIVGQYDHGRLLALKYLSVNGHHKNLTEIINTMTRVSNKPVFENLEQLHLYRLYSLKELCVGELPPGSLHKLKLLKVQTCCSLVNALLPSTLLQRLQNLEEIICVNLEGMKYVFGSDEGLDPENTFLRKLREMRLSTLDKLVSICNGPAPHAIFHNLKVLAICKCKELKNLFTIGVAECLSQLEDLSVQQCHSLDRVIEVSNSLTSKIKLPALKKLALIDLPVLTRFCTESVTIETECPSLEYLYVEKCLQFSYFAYDFDNKNQVHFNDEQHLSSLVKRWEEVHTRL